A genomic window from Carassius auratus strain Wakin chromosome 19, ASM336829v1, whole genome shotgun sequence includes:
- the LOC113119426 gene encoding WNT1-inducible-signaling pathway protein 1-like isoform X2: protein MQSTPEPITPEPYNRTQYCQWPCKCPKTPPSCPPGVSLIMDGCDCCRACAKQVGEVCNEKENCDHHRGLYCDYSADKPRYEKGVCAYLPGTGCEHKGMIFRNGQSFQPNCKYQCLCVNGAIGCVSLCNESQPPRVWCQNPQRVQIPGRCCEQWICDEARRGRKTAPRHTMAALTSVKDNWHKNCVTQTSSWSPCSKTCGRGVSLRITNNNKQCQMVKESRLCNIRPCKVDITKHIKPGKKCLNIYREERPHNFTISGCTSTNNYWPKYCGVCTDERCCIPYKSKTVEIDFQCPNGSGFTWQIMWINACFCNLSCKNPNDIFTDLELYHERGEVGN from the exons ATGCAGTCCACACCAGAGCCCATCACCCCGGAGCCCTATAATCGCACCCAGTACTGCCAGTGGCCCTGCAAATGTCCTAAAACTCCCCCCAGCTGCCCACCAGGTGTGAGCTTGATCATGGACGGCTGCGATTGCTGCAGAGCATGTGCCAAACAGGTGGGAGAGGTCTGCAACGAGAAAGAAAACTGTGACCATCATCGTGGCCTTTACTGTGATTACAGCGCAGACAAGCCTAGGTACGAAAAAGGAGTCTGTGCGT ATCTGCCAGGCACAGGCTGTGAGCACAAAGGTATGATCTTTCGCAATGGCCAGAGCTTCCAGCCCAATTGCAAAtaccagtgtttgtgtgtgaatgggGCGATCGGATGTGTCTCGCTGTGTAATGAGTCTCAGCCCCCCAGGGTTTGGTGCCAGAACCCACAGCGAGTTCAAATCCCCGGCCGCTGCTGTGAGCAGTGGATCTGTGATGAGGCCAGGAGGGGACGCAAGACAGCACCAAGACACACAATGGCTG CCCTAACTAGTGTAAAAGACAACTGGCACAAGAACTGTGTGACACAGACAAGCTCCTGGAGTCCCTGCTCAAAGACCTGCGGCCGTGGAGTGTCTTTACGCATTACTAACAACAACAAGCAGTGTCAGATGGTCAAAGAGAGCAGACTCTGCAACATCCGGCCttgcaaagtggacatcacaaAACACATCAAG CCTGGAAAGAAGTGCTTGAACATCTACAGGGAGGAAAGGCCACATAACTTCACTATCTCAGGCTGCACAAGTACAAACAATTACTGGCCCAAGTACTGTGGAGTGTGTACAGATGAGCGCTGCTGCATCCCTTATAAATCTAAGACTGTTGAGATCGACTTTCAGTGCCCGAACGGATCCGGCTTCACCTGGCAGATCATGTGGATCAATGCCTGCTTCTGCAACCTGAGCTGTAAGAACCCCAATGACATATTTACAGATCTAGAACTGTACCATGAGAGAGGTGAGGTTGGAAACTGA
- the LOC113119426 gene encoding WNT1-inducible-signaling pathway protein 1-like isoform X3, with the protein MLSRIITHYFHLLAQRNTSHTFLGIVSIQYVFDELDCTHSGLCCYPDLPGTGCEHKGMIFRNGQSFQPNCKYQCLCVNGAIGCVSLCNESQPPRVWCQNPQRVQIPGRCCEQWICDEARRGRKTAPRHTMAALTSVKDNWHKNCVTQTSSWSPCSKTCGRGVSLRITNNNKQCQMVKESRLCNIRPCKVDITKHIKPGKKCLNIYREERPHNFTISGCTSTNNYWPKYCGVCTDERCCIPYKSKTVEIDFQCPNGSGFTWQIMWINACFCNLSCKNPNDIFTDLELYHERGEVGN; encoded by the exons ATGCTGAGCAGAATTATAACACATTATTTTCACCTTTTAGCACAGCGCAACACATCACACACTTTTCTTGGTATTGTATCCATCCAGTATGTGTTTGATGAGCTTGACTGCACTCATTCTGGTCTTTGTTGCTATCCAGATCTGCCAGGCACAGGCTGTGAGCACAAAGGTATGATCTTTCGCAATGGCCAGAGCTTCCAGCCCAATTGCAAAtaccagtgtttgtgtgtgaatgggGCGATCGGATGTGTCTCGCTGTGTAATGAGTCTCAGCCCCCCAGGGTTTGGTGCCAGAACCCACAGCGAGTTCAAATCCCCGGCCGCTGCTGTGAGCAGTGGATCTGTGATGAGGCCAGGAGGGGACGCAAGACAGCACCAAGACACACAATGGCTG CCCTAACTAGTGTAAAAGACAACTGGCACAAGAACTGTGTGACACAGACAAGCTCCTGGAGTCCCTGCTCAAAGACCTGCGGCCGTGGAGTGTCTTTACGCATTACTAACAACAACAAGCAGTGTCAGATGGTCAAAGAGAGCAGACTCTGCAACATCCGGCCttgcaaagtggacatcacaaAACACATCAAG CCTGGAAAGAAGTGCTTGAACATCTACAGGGAGGAAAGGCCACATAACTTCACTATCTCAGGCTGCACAAGTACAAACAATTACTGGCCCAAGTACTGTGGAGTGTGTACAGATGAGCGCTGCTGCATCCCTTATAAATCTAAGACTGTTGAGATCGACTTTCAGTGCCCGAACGGATCCGGCTTCACCTGGCAGATCATGTGGATCAATGCCTGCTTCTGCAACCTGAGCTGTAAGAACCCCAATGACATATTTACAGATCTAGAACTGTACCATGAGAGAGGTGAGGTTGGAAACTGA
- the LOC113119426 gene encoding WNT1-inducible-signaling pathway protein 1-like isoform X1 has product MTWLLMWVLLFACVPQIHRAFAHDSSKMQSTPEPITPEPYNRTQYCQWPCKCPKTPPSCPPGVSLIMDGCDCCRACAKQVGEVCNEKENCDHHRGLYCDYSADKPRYEKGVCAYLPGTGCEHKGMIFRNGQSFQPNCKYQCLCVNGAIGCVSLCNESQPPRVWCQNPQRVQIPGRCCEQWICDEARRGRKTAPRHTMAALTSVKDNWHKNCVTQTSSWSPCSKTCGRGVSLRITNNNKQCQMVKESRLCNIRPCKVDITKHIKPGKKCLNIYREERPHNFTISGCTSTNNYWPKYCGVCTDERCCIPYKSKTVEIDFQCPNGSGFTWQIMWINACFCNLSCKNPNDIFTDLELYHERGEVGN; this is encoded by the exons ATTCACAGAGCATTTGCCCATGATTCCTCTAAAATGCAGTCCACACCAGAGCCCATCACCCCGGAGCCCTATAATCGCACCCAGTACTGCCAGTGGCCCTGCAAATGTCCTAAAACTCCCCCCAGCTGCCCACCAGGTGTGAGCTTGATCATGGACGGCTGCGATTGCTGCAGAGCATGTGCCAAACAGGTGGGAGAGGTCTGCAACGAGAAAGAAAACTGTGACCATCATCGTGGCCTTTACTGTGATTACAGCGCAGACAAGCCTAGGTACGAAAAAGGAGTCTGTGCGT ATCTGCCAGGCACAGGCTGTGAGCACAAAGGTATGATCTTTCGCAATGGCCAGAGCTTCCAGCCCAATTGCAAAtaccagtgtttgtgtgtgaatgggGCGATCGGATGTGTCTCGCTGTGTAATGAGTCTCAGCCCCCCAGGGTTTGGTGCCAGAACCCACAGCGAGTTCAAATCCCCGGCCGCTGCTGTGAGCAGTGGATCTGTGATGAGGCCAGGAGGGGACGCAAGACAGCACCAAGACACACAATGGCTG CCCTAACTAGTGTAAAAGACAACTGGCACAAGAACTGTGTGACACAGACAAGCTCCTGGAGTCCCTGCTCAAAGACCTGCGGCCGTGGAGTGTCTTTACGCATTACTAACAACAACAAGCAGTGTCAGATGGTCAAAGAGAGCAGACTCTGCAACATCCGGCCttgcaaagtggacatcacaaAACACATCAAG CCTGGAAAGAAGTGCTTGAACATCTACAGGGAGGAAAGGCCACATAACTTCACTATCTCAGGCTGCACAAGTACAAACAATTACTGGCCCAAGTACTGTGGAGTGTGTACAGATGAGCGCTGCTGCATCCCTTATAAATCTAAGACTGTTGAGATCGACTTTCAGTGCCCGAACGGATCCGGCTTCACCTGGCAGATCATGTGGATCAATGCCTGCTTCTGCAACCTGAGCTGTAAGAACCCCAATGACATATTTACAGATCTAGAACTGTACCATGAGAGAGGTGAGGTTGGAAACTGA